The Lemur catta isolate mLemCat1 chromosome 8, mLemCat1.pri, whole genome shotgun sequence genome has a segment encoding these proteins:
- the LOC123643943 gene encoding vigilin isoform X1 — MRRVGMRGRGWGVHGAVGILQVFLQTALKVVCVLLRTSAGPVATLNSEEESDPPTYKDAFPPLPEKAACLEGAQEPAGAWSSKIRPIKASVITQVFHVPLEERRYKDMNQFGEGEQAKICLEIMQRTGAHLELSLAKDQGLSIMVSGKLDAVMKARKDIVARLQTQASATVAIPKEHHRFVIGKNGEKLQDLELKTATKIQIPRPDDPSNQIKITGTKEGIEKARHEVLLISAEQDKRAVERLEVEKAFHPFIAGPYNRLVGEIMQETGTRINIPPPSVNRTEIVFTGEKEQLAQAVARIRKIYEEKKKKTTTIAVEVKKSQHKYVIGPKGNSLQEILERTGVSVEIPPSDSVSETVILRGEPEKLGQALTEVYAKANSFTVSSVTAPSWLHRFIIGKKGQNLAKITQQMPKVHIEFTEGEDKITLEGPTEDVNVAQEQIEVMVKDLINRMDYVEINIDHKFHRHLIGKSGANINRIKDQYKVSVRIPPDSEKSNLIRIEGDPQGVQQAKRELLELASRMENERTKDLIIEQRFHRTIIGQKGERIREIRDKFPEVIINFPDPAQKSDIVQLRGPKNEVEKCTKYMQKMVADLVENSYSISVPIFKQFHKNIIGKGGANIKKIREESNTKIDLPAENSNSETIVITGKRANCEAARSRILSIQKDLANIAEVEVSIPAKLHNSLIGTKGRLIRSIMEECGGVHIHFPVEGSGSDTVVIRGPSSDVEKAKKQLLHLAEEKQTKSFTVDMRAKPEYHKFLIGKGGGKIRKVRDSTGARIIFPAAEDKDQDLITIVGKEDAVREAQRELEALIQNLDNVVEDHMLVDPRHHRHFVIRRGQVLREIAEEYGGVMVSFPRSGTQSDKVTLKGAKDCVEAAKKRIQEIIEDLEAQVVIECAIPQKFHRSVMGPKGSRIQQITRDFNVQIKFPDREENPGHSVEPAVQENGDDAGDGREAKEADPGSPRRCDIIVISGRKEKCEAAKEALEALVPVTIEVEVPFDLHRYVIGQKGSGIRKMMDEFEVNIHVPAPELQSDVIAITGLAANLDRAKAGLLERVKELQAEQEDRALRSFKLSVTVDPKYHPKIIGRKGAVITQIRLEHDVNIQFPDKDDGSQPQDQITITGYEKNTEAARDAILRIVGELEQMVSEDVSLDHRVHARIIGARGKAIRKIMDEFKVDIRFPQSGAPDPNCVTVTGLPENVEEAIDHVLNLEEEYLADVVDSEALQVYMKPPAHEESKAPSKGFVVRDAPWTASSSDKAPDMSSSEEFPSFGAQVAPKTLPWGPKR; from the exons ATGAGGAGGGTTGGGATGAGGGGCCGTGGGTGGGGGGTCCATGGGGCAGTTGGTATCCTGCAAGTGTTTCTTCAGACAGCACTGAAAGTGGTGTGTGTCCTCTTACGCACGTCGGCTGGCCCAGTTGCTACTTTAAATTCAGAAGAGGAGAGCGACCCTCCAACCTACAAAGATGCCTTCCCCCCACTTCCCGAGAAAGCAGCGTGCCTGGAAGGTGCCCAGGAACCTGCCGGAGCCTGGAGTAGCAAGATCCGGCCCATCAAGGCTTCTGTCATCACTCAG GTGTTCCACGTGCCCCTGGAGGAGAGAAGATACAAGGACATGAACCAGTTTGGAGAAGGTGAACAAGCGAAGATTTGCCTTGAGATCATGCAGAGAACCGGTGCTCACCTGGAGCTGTCGCTGGCCAAAGACCAGGGCCTTTCCATCATGGTCTCAGGGAAGCTGGACGCCGTCATGAAGGCCCGGAAGGACATTGTCGCCAGACTGCAGACACAG GCCTCAGCAACTGTTGCCATTCCCAAAGAACACCATCGCTTTGTTATCGGCAAAAACGGAGAGAAACTTCAAGATTTGGAGCTAAAAACTGCAACCAAAATCCAGATCCCACGGCCAGATGACCCCAGCAATCAGATCAAGATCACTGGCACCAAAGAGGGCATTGAGAAAGCTCGCCATGAAGTCCTGCTCATCTCCGCCGAGCAG GACAAACGTGCTGTGGAGAGGCTGGAAGTGGAGAAAGCTTTCCACCCGTTCATCGCGGGGCCCTACAATAGGCTTGTTGGCGAGATCATGCAGGAGACCGGGACGCGCATCAACATCCCCCCGCCGAGCGTGAACCGGACCGAGATCGTCTTCACGGGCGAGAAGGAGCAGCTGGCCCAGGCTGTGGCTCGCATCAGGAAGATCTACGAGGAAAAG AAAAAGAAGACCACGACTATCGCAGTGGAGGTGAAGAAGTCGCAGCACAAGTACGTCATCGGGCCCAAGGGCAACTCCCTGCAGGAGAtcctggagagaactggagtTTCTGTCGAGATCCCGCCCTCGGACAGCGTCTCCGAGACCGTGATACTTCGGGGCGAGCCTGAGAAGCTGGGGCAGGCGCTGACGGAGGTCTATGCCAAG GCCAACAGCTTCACGGTCTCCTCTGTCACTGCCCCTTCTTGGCTTCACCGTTTCATCATTGGCAAGAAAGGGCAGAACTTGGCCAAGATCACTCAGCAGATGCCCAAG GTCCACATTGAGTTCACAGAAGGCGAGGACAAGATCACCCTGGAAGGCCCCACCGAGGACGTAAATGTAGCCCAGGAACAGATCGAAGTCATGGTCAAAGATCTG attAACCGGATGGATTACGTGGAGATCAACATTGACCACAAGTTCCACAGACACCTCATTGGGAAGAGTGGAGCCAACA TAAACAGAATCAAAGACCAGTACAAGGTGTCTGTGCGCATCCCTCCCGACAGCGAGAAGAGCAACCTGATCCGCATCGAGGGGGACCCCCAGGGCGTGCAGCAGGCGAAGCGGGAGCTGCTGGAGCTGGCATCCCGCATG GAAAATGAGCGTACCAAGGATCTAATCATTGAGCAGAGATTTCATCGCACAATCATTGGGCAGAAGGGTGAACGGATCCGTGAAATTCGTGACAAATTTCCAGAG GTTATCATCAACTTTCCAGACCCAGCACAAAAAAGTGATATCGTCCAACTCCGAGGGCCCAAGAATGAGGTGGAAAAATGCACAAAATACATGCAGAAGATGGTGGCAGATCTG GTGGAAAATAGCTATTCGATTTCGGTTCCGATCTTCAAGCAGTTTCACAAGAACATCATCGGGAAAGGCGGCGCCAACATCAAGAAG ATTCGGGAAGAAAGCAACACCAAAATCGACCTCCCCGCGGAGAACAGCAACTCGGAGACCATCGTCATCACCGGCAAGCGCGCCAACTGCGAAGCCGCCCGCAGCCGGATCCTGTCCATTCAGAAAGACCTG GCCAACATCGCCGAGGTGGAGGTGTCCATCCCTGCCAAGCTGCACAACTCCCTCATCGGCACGAAAGGCCGTCTGATCCGCTCCATCATGGAGGAGTGTGGCGGGGTCCACATTCACTTCCCCGTGGAGGGTTCTGGAAGCGACACTGTTGTCATCAGGGGCCCGTCCTCCGATGTGGAGAAGGCCAAGAAGCAGTTGTTGCACCTGGCAGAGGAGAAG CAAACCAAGAGCTTCACCGTGGACATGCGTGCCAAGCCCGAATACCACAAATTCCTCATCGGCAAAGGGGGTGGCAAAATTCGCAAGGTGCGTGACAGCACCGGAGCCCGAATCATCTTCCCGGCAGCCGAGGACAAGGACCAGGATCTGATCACCATCGTGGGGAAGGAGGACGCCGTGCGGGAGGCGCAGAGGGAGCTGGAGGCGCTGATCCAGAACCTG GACAATGTGGTTGAAGACCACATGCTGGTGGACCCCAGGCACCACCGCCACTTTGTCATCCGGAGAGGCCAGGTCCTACGGGAGATTGCGGAGGAGTACGGCGGGGTGATGGTCAGCTTCCCGCGCTCTGGCACACAGAGTGACAAAGTCACCCTCAAGGGTGCCAAGGACTGTGTAGAGGCGGCCAAGAAACGCATTCAGGAGATCATCGAGGACCTG GAAGCTCAGGTGGTGATAGAATGTGCTATACCCCAGAAGTTCCATCGATCTGTCATGGGCCCCAAAGGTTCCAGAATCCAGCAGATTACCCGGGATTTCAACGTTCAGATTAAATTCCCAGACAGAGAGGAGAACCCAG ggcacaGCGTGGAGCCGGCAGTCCAGGAGAACGGGGACGATGCTGGGGACGGGAGAGAGGCCAAGGAGGCCGACCCTGGCTCTCCAAGGAGATGCGACATCATCGTCATCTCTGGCCGGAAAGAAAAGTGTGAGGCTGCCAAGGAAGCCCTGGAG GCACTGGTTCCTGTCACCATCGAAGTGGAAGTGCCCTTTGACCTCCACCGATACGTCATCGGGCAGAAGGGAAGCGGGATCCGCAAGATGATGGATGAGTTCGAG GTGAACATCCACGTCCCCGCGCCCGAGCTGCAGTCTGACGTCATTGCCATCACGGGCCTCGCTGCGAATTTGGACCGGGCCAAGGCCGGGCTGCTGGAGCGTGTGAAGGAGCTGCAGGCGGAGCAGGAGGACCGG GCTTTGAGGAGTTTTAAGCTAAGCGTCACTGTGGACCCCAAATACCATCCCAAAATCATTGGCAGAAAGGGGGCAGTGATCACCCAAATCCGCCTGGAACATGATGTGAACATCCAGTTTCCTGATAAGGACGATGGCAGCCAG CCCCAGGACCAAATTACCATCACGGGGTACGAGAAGAACACAGAAGCTGCCCGGGACGCCATCCTGAGAATCGTGGGTGAGCTTGAGCAGATGGTTTCGGAGGACGTTTCGCTGGACCACCGTGTCCACGCCCGCATCATCGGTGCCCGCGGCAAAGCCATTCGCAAAATCATGGATGAGTTCAAG GTGGACATCCGCTTCCCGCAGAGCGGAGCCCCGGACCCCAACTGCGTCACTGTGACCGGGCTCCCGGAGAACGTGGAGGAGGCCATCGACCACGTCCTCAACCTGGAGGAGGAATAC CTGGCCGACGTGGTGGACAGCGAGGCGCTGCAGGTCTACATGAAGCCCCCAGCACACGAGGAGTCCAAGGCGCCGTCCAAAGGCTTCGTGGTGCGTGACGCTCCCTGGACCGCCAGCAGCAGCGACAAG GCTCCGGACATGAGCAGCTCCGAGGAGTTTCCCAGCTTTGGGGCTCAAGTGGCCCCCAAGACCCTCCCTTGGGGCCCCAAACGATAA
- the LOC123643943 gene encoding vigilin isoform X2 yields the protein MSSVAVLTQESFAEHRSGLVPQQIKVATLNSEEESDPPTYKDAFPPLPEKAACLEGAQEPAGAWSSKIRPIKASVITQVFHVPLEERRYKDMNQFGEGEQAKICLEIMQRTGAHLELSLAKDQGLSIMVSGKLDAVMKARKDIVARLQTQASATVAIPKEHHRFVIGKNGEKLQDLELKTATKIQIPRPDDPSNQIKITGTKEGIEKARHEVLLISAEQDKRAVERLEVEKAFHPFIAGPYNRLVGEIMQETGTRINIPPPSVNRTEIVFTGEKEQLAQAVARIRKIYEEKKKKTTTIAVEVKKSQHKYVIGPKGNSLQEILERTGVSVEIPPSDSVSETVILRGEPEKLGQALTEVYAKANSFTVSSVTAPSWLHRFIIGKKGQNLAKITQQMPKVHIEFTEGEDKITLEGPTEDVNVAQEQIEVMVKDLINRMDYVEINIDHKFHRHLIGKSGANINRIKDQYKVSVRIPPDSEKSNLIRIEGDPQGVQQAKRELLELASRMENERTKDLIIEQRFHRTIIGQKGERIREIRDKFPEVIINFPDPAQKSDIVQLRGPKNEVEKCTKYMQKMVADLVENSYSISVPIFKQFHKNIIGKGGANIKKIREESNTKIDLPAENSNSETIVITGKRANCEAARSRILSIQKDLANIAEVEVSIPAKLHNSLIGTKGRLIRSIMEECGGVHIHFPVEGSGSDTVVIRGPSSDVEKAKKQLLHLAEEKQTKSFTVDMRAKPEYHKFLIGKGGGKIRKVRDSTGARIIFPAAEDKDQDLITIVGKEDAVREAQRELEALIQNLDNVVEDHMLVDPRHHRHFVIRRGQVLREIAEEYGGVMVSFPRSGTQSDKVTLKGAKDCVEAAKKRIQEIIEDLEAQVVIECAIPQKFHRSVMGPKGSRIQQITRDFNVQIKFPDREENPGHSVEPAVQENGDDAGDGREAKEADPGSPRRCDIIVISGRKEKCEAAKEALEALVPVTIEVEVPFDLHRYVIGQKGSGIRKMMDEFEVNIHVPAPELQSDVIAITGLAANLDRAKAGLLERVKELQAEQEDRALRSFKLSVTVDPKYHPKIIGRKGAVITQIRLEHDVNIQFPDKDDGSQPQDQITITGYEKNTEAARDAILRIVGELEQMVSEDVSLDHRVHARIIGARGKAIRKIMDEFKVDIRFPQSGAPDPNCVTVTGLPENVEEAIDHVLNLEEEYLADVVDSEALQVYMKPPAHEESKAPSKGFVVRDAPWTASSSDKAPDMSSSEEFPSFGAQVAPKTLPWGPKR from the exons ATGAGCTCCGTTGCAGTTTTGACCCAAGAGAGTTTTGCCGAACATCGAAGTGGGCTGGTTCCGCAACAGATCAAAG TTGCTACTTTAAATTCAGAAGAGGAGAGCGACCCTCCAACCTACAAAGATGCCTTCCCCCCACTTCCCGAGAAAGCAGCGTGCCTGGAAGGTGCCCAGGAACCTGCCGGAGCCTGGAGTAGCAAGATCCGGCCCATCAAGGCTTCTGTCATCACTCAG GTGTTCCACGTGCCCCTGGAGGAGAGAAGATACAAGGACATGAACCAGTTTGGAGAAGGTGAACAAGCGAAGATTTGCCTTGAGATCATGCAGAGAACCGGTGCTCACCTGGAGCTGTCGCTGGCCAAAGACCAGGGCCTTTCCATCATGGTCTCAGGGAAGCTGGACGCCGTCATGAAGGCCCGGAAGGACATTGTCGCCAGACTGCAGACACAG GCCTCAGCAACTGTTGCCATTCCCAAAGAACACCATCGCTTTGTTATCGGCAAAAACGGAGAGAAACTTCAAGATTTGGAGCTAAAAACTGCAACCAAAATCCAGATCCCACGGCCAGATGACCCCAGCAATCAGATCAAGATCACTGGCACCAAAGAGGGCATTGAGAAAGCTCGCCATGAAGTCCTGCTCATCTCCGCCGAGCAG GACAAACGTGCTGTGGAGAGGCTGGAAGTGGAGAAAGCTTTCCACCCGTTCATCGCGGGGCCCTACAATAGGCTTGTTGGCGAGATCATGCAGGAGACCGGGACGCGCATCAACATCCCCCCGCCGAGCGTGAACCGGACCGAGATCGTCTTCACGGGCGAGAAGGAGCAGCTGGCCCAGGCTGTGGCTCGCATCAGGAAGATCTACGAGGAAAAG AAAAAGAAGACCACGACTATCGCAGTGGAGGTGAAGAAGTCGCAGCACAAGTACGTCATCGGGCCCAAGGGCAACTCCCTGCAGGAGAtcctggagagaactggagtTTCTGTCGAGATCCCGCCCTCGGACAGCGTCTCCGAGACCGTGATACTTCGGGGCGAGCCTGAGAAGCTGGGGCAGGCGCTGACGGAGGTCTATGCCAAG GCCAACAGCTTCACGGTCTCCTCTGTCACTGCCCCTTCTTGGCTTCACCGTTTCATCATTGGCAAGAAAGGGCAGAACTTGGCCAAGATCACTCAGCAGATGCCCAAG GTCCACATTGAGTTCACAGAAGGCGAGGACAAGATCACCCTGGAAGGCCCCACCGAGGACGTAAATGTAGCCCAGGAACAGATCGAAGTCATGGTCAAAGATCTG attAACCGGATGGATTACGTGGAGATCAACATTGACCACAAGTTCCACAGACACCTCATTGGGAAGAGTGGAGCCAACA TAAACAGAATCAAAGACCAGTACAAGGTGTCTGTGCGCATCCCTCCCGACAGCGAGAAGAGCAACCTGATCCGCATCGAGGGGGACCCCCAGGGCGTGCAGCAGGCGAAGCGGGAGCTGCTGGAGCTGGCATCCCGCATG GAAAATGAGCGTACCAAGGATCTAATCATTGAGCAGAGATTTCATCGCACAATCATTGGGCAGAAGGGTGAACGGATCCGTGAAATTCGTGACAAATTTCCAGAG GTTATCATCAACTTTCCAGACCCAGCACAAAAAAGTGATATCGTCCAACTCCGAGGGCCCAAGAATGAGGTGGAAAAATGCACAAAATACATGCAGAAGATGGTGGCAGATCTG GTGGAAAATAGCTATTCGATTTCGGTTCCGATCTTCAAGCAGTTTCACAAGAACATCATCGGGAAAGGCGGCGCCAACATCAAGAAG ATTCGGGAAGAAAGCAACACCAAAATCGACCTCCCCGCGGAGAACAGCAACTCGGAGACCATCGTCATCACCGGCAAGCGCGCCAACTGCGAAGCCGCCCGCAGCCGGATCCTGTCCATTCAGAAAGACCTG GCCAACATCGCCGAGGTGGAGGTGTCCATCCCTGCCAAGCTGCACAACTCCCTCATCGGCACGAAAGGCCGTCTGATCCGCTCCATCATGGAGGAGTGTGGCGGGGTCCACATTCACTTCCCCGTGGAGGGTTCTGGAAGCGACACTGTTGTCATCAGGGGCCCGTCCTCCGATGTGGAGAAGGCCAAGAAGCAGTTGTTGCACCTGGCAGAGGAGAAG CAAACCAAGAGCTTCACCGTGGACATGCGTGCCAAGCCCGAATACCACAAATTCCTCATCGGCAAAGGGGGTGGCAAAATTCGCAAGGTGCGTGACAGCACCGGAGCCCGAATCATCTTCCCGGCAGCCGAGGACAAGGACCAGGATCTGATCACCATCGTGGGGAAGGAGGACGCCGTGCGGGAGGCGCAGAGGGAGCTGGAGGCGCTGATCCAGAACCTG GACAATGTGGTTGAAGACCACATGCTGGTGGACCCCAGGCACCACCGCCACTTTGTCATCCGGAGAGGCCAGGTCCTACGGGAGATTGCGGAGGAGTACGGCGGGGTGATGGTCAGCTTCCCGCGCTCTGGCACACAGAGTGACAAAGTCACCCTCAAGGGTGCCAAGGACTGTGTAGAGGCGGCCAAGAAACGCATTCAGGAGATCATCGAGGACCTG GAAGCTCAGGTGGTGATAGAATGTGCTATACCCCAGAAGTTCCATCGATCTGTCATGGGCCCCAAAGGTTCCAGAATCCAGCAGATTACCCGGGATTTCAACGTTCAGATTAAATTCCCAGACAGAGAGGAGAACCCAG ggcacaGCGTGGAGCCGGCAGTCCAGGAGAACGGGGACGATGCTGGGGACGGGAGAGAGGCCAAGGAGGCCGACCCTGGCTCTCCAAGGAGATGCGACATCATCGTCATCTCTGGCCGGAAAGAAAAGTGTGAGGCTGCCAAGGAAGCCCTGGAG GCACTGGTTCCTGTCACCATCGAAGTGGAAGTGCCCTTTGACCTCCACCGATACGTCATCGGGCAGAAGGGAAGCGGGATCCGCAAGATGATGGATGAGTTCGAG GTGAACATCCACGTCCCCGCGCCCGAGCTGCAGTCTGACGTCATTGCCATCACGGGCCTCGCTGCGAATTTGGACCGGGCCAAGGCCGGGCTGCTGGAGCGTGTGAAGGAGCTGCAGGCGGAGCAGGAGGACCGG GCTTTGAGGAGTTTTAAGCTAAGCGTCACTGTGGACCCCAAATACCATCCCAAAATCATTGGCAGAAAGGGGGCAGTGATCACCCAAATCCGCCTGGAACATGATGTGAACATCCAGTTTCCTGATAAGGACGATGGCAGCCAG CCCCAGGACCAAATTACCATCACGGGGTACGAGAAGAACACAGAAGCTGCCCGGGACGCCATCCTGAGAATCGTGGGTGAGCTTGAGCAGATGGTTTCGGAGGACGTTTCGCTGGACCACCGTGTCCACGCCCGCATCATCGGTGCCCGCGGCAAAGCCATTCGCAAAATCATGGATGAGTTCAAG GTGGACATCCGCTTCCCGCAGAGCGGAGCCCCGGACCCCAACTGCGTCACTGTGACCGGGCTCCCGGAGAACGTGGAGGAGGCCATCGACCACGTCCTCAACCTGGAGGAGGAATAC CTGGCCGACGTGGTGGACAGCGAGGCGCTGCAGGTCTACATGAAGCCCCCAGCACACGAGGAGTCCAAGGCGCCGTCCAAAGGCTTCGTGGTGCGTGACGCTCCCTGGACCGCCAGCAGCAGCGACAAG GCTCCGGACATGAGCAGCTCCGAGGAGTTTCCCAGCTTTGGGGCTCAAGTGGCCCCCAAGACCCTCCCTTGGGGCCCCAAACGATAA